The genomic interval CGAGGGCGGTCTTGATTAGAGCAAAACCATTCAGCAAAGGCAACCATGCACCTCTTGTAGATAAAACATACCAGGCCTCCAAATCCAACAATAGAGCCGAGGAGCCATGGAGTGTCGCTTCCGGCCTTGTGCCCAGCGGATGACGACGCAGTCCGTCTAGTGAAGACTGGAGTAGCAGCCACTCGCTGTCCAGCGAGACGAGTGGAAAGACGAGCAGCAACCCTGAAAGACATGGTGGTTGGTGGTTTGATGATAACAAAACCAAAATTGAACAATAGAAATGAATGaaggatatataaagatTAAAGAGAAAGTGCGATGGAATCATCGATAAGTCGGTTAAAGTCGCATGACGTTATGGGATTTGCTTCCGTCCAATCTAGTTTTTGGATTTCGGATAAGAGCACCGAGTATTTTCCCGAACAATGCATTACAATCTCGAGCTATCCTCACAAATATACTGAAACTATCTGTTGGATACCATCTCGCCCAACATCTGGCGTCTCACGTCGATGCCCTTTCCCTTGGCGGCTAATAGTCTCTCCGTCGCCAGTACATCCAAGTCTTTCAGCTGTTTTTCCGTTGTGCGGATATCTTGTGGGACCGATGTATTAACGTTTGGCGAATTCAACAGTCGTGTTATAGTCTACAGCGATGAGCGTTGGGTTCGTTATGCGATAGGTCATCACATACAAGCTTGATACCCCACCACGTCCTCGTCCGGCTTGTGTTTGAATTGTTGTCCTTTCCTCCCTGCATCTCCGCTGCTCGCAAAAAGTATTTTAATGCCAATTGGTAGTCCCTGTAGCCGCCGGCCATTAGCTGTCGCAGAAACGATATGTAGGGAAAAGTACCCCATCGTATATGCTACCTCGCCTGACCTCCTGATCACACCATCGTCCCAGTTGCTGATAATGGCAATATGACCCAACGCAGTTAATGCTTGGGAATAAAGTCCCTTTTCACAATACAAATCGGCTAATACAGACCATGCCGCAGGATCTGAATAGAAAGTATCCAAATACGACAGGAGAAGAGGGATTGCGGATGAcgatggaagagatagagatATAAGACGCTGGTGGGCTGTCTGTGTACATCAAAGAATCAGACCACGCAAAACACTTTTTGAAAACTCACCACATTAGTCTCGTCTTCCTTCAATAAGTCCTCATATACTGCCTTAGCCCGCACGAAATCCTCATCTGCTTCTAACCTTAGTCCATCTAGGATCCTCACTCTAGGTGAATTAGGAAATTTGGCATGTAGCGTCTCAATTTGGTCCTTTGATGTATGCTTGTCAGTCGTAGAATAAAGTCGTCAGTTACAAATAGCGCCATACTGAAGCCAGCTTTATCCTCCCCATATCAAGTGCTGCGATTGCTAACTGCTCTCTAAGAGCCCACTCTTTACAAGTTGCTTCGTCAATGGCGTTCCCACATGCGCACCCAGTCAAACTTACCTTGATCGCCGACATTTCCACTGGCCAAAATTTTTGTAGCGAGCTCGACTGTTTGCTCTGAACGTCTCGCTCCAATACTCCTCCATTCTGCAAGCTTTCCGGCGTCTGACCTTGACATTTTTggagaaacaaaaagaatttTAAAAAAGGACTTTTGTGCTTTATAAATCTCAAGTTCAACTTACAACCAGTTGTCATATCACGTGACCGCTACGGACGGATATTACGGCATTGTAGTAAGCGATCCATTATCAatcttttttgcttttgcatctCCATTCGCTTTTTTAATTTCCTTTTTTTATACAGCATGTCAAGCGAGACGACTTCACAGCACCATTGGCAAGGCGTCCTTTCCTCCGCCTTTGATGCCATAGGCCATACCCCTCTCATCCGGCTGGATCGCATAGCAGAAGCGGAGAATCTAAAGTGCAATCTATGTGAGCTGGTTCATTTGGTAGAGATATTATCtggcagctgagcacaatGACAAGTGGGAAAATGCGAGTTCTTTTCCGCGGGAGGTTCCGTTAAGGATAGAATAGCAAAACGGATGGTTGAATATGCTGAAAAGACTGGGAGGCTTGTACCAGGAAAGAGTATCGTCATTGAGCCAACTAGTGAGTTGTATTGCGATTTTTGGAGGGTGCAAGTGCTCACTTTGGTCAAAGGCGGGAACACAGGCATTGGCCTGGCTTTGGCATGTGCCCTGAGAGGCTACAGGTGTATCATTACTCTTCCAGCCAAGATGAGTCTTGAGAAGGAGGTTATGCTTCGTGCACTTGGTGCTGAGATAGTAAGAACACCGTAAGTCAGCTTTTGTGGGTACGCATTGTCATTGGTATTGATTTGGGTCTTACAGGACAGAAGCAGCGTGAGTCTTGACAGTTCAAATCTACTGGGCTAGTATGTTAACGGTAGACGCTTTCACAGATTTGACAGTCCCGAAAGCCACATTAGTATCGCCCGTGTTCTTGAAAAAGCCATCCCAGATTCAGTCATCTTGGACCAATACTCTAACCCCAACAATCCCTTAGCGCACTACTTTGGGACCTATGACGAGATTGAGGTgtgtctttgtctattaAAAGTCAAATAAAAATCTACGGCTAAACAAACTCACAGCACGCTCTCAAGTCTTCAGACTTGCCAAGGAAAGATATTACATTGCTCGTCGCAGGGGCTGGCACCGGCGGAACAATCACTGGCATTGCCCGCGCTATACGAGACACTGAGAATGGAAGCTACGGGGACATTAAGGAAAAAACCAATGGCCACACAACTGGTCCTACTCACAGGGCAACAATTGTGGCTGTGGATCCCGTAGGATCTATTTTGGGTGGCGGCAAGCCGGGAAACTATCAAGTTGAAGGTATTGGTTATGTGCGTTCAGTTTTTTTGGCCTGTGAAAACGGCGGATTAACGCCATTTTCAGGATTTCTTTCCTGAAGTACTTGACCCAAAACCTCCCTTGATAGATGAATGGATTAAgactgaagatgatgagtcATTCATTGCTACCAAACGTCTCATGTGCGTTACATTCTGAAACGTCGCCATGACACAAGCTGACGTCCtagtagaagaaaagaaggtCTCTTTGTTGGTGGTTCCTCTGGTGCTGCATTAGCTGGCGCACTTCGCTATCTACGTTCTCCATCCGGCTCTCATATTGCAAATGACCCAGAAGCAAATGTCGTTGTACTGCTCCCCGACGGCGTGAGAAACTACATGAGCAAGCCTTGGTTCGTCGAAGAATCTGATGCAGAAGAACGTAAAGACACTGAAGGGTTAAGGGAACAGATCAGAGGCGTGTTAGGAAGGGATCTCAGAGATGTATACGGAAAGAATAGGGATACTAGTGGGCATTCCAAGGAAGGACTTCACCATTGTTAAGTGGCTTGTCTGCGTAGAGTGTTTGAATTGGTTGTAGATCTGCTCAGTGCTCTTCACATAGGTATTTGGTGTGACTATGACtatgttttgttgttgacgTGGATATTTATACATGCCCACTGAGGTtactttgtttttgaaaatattcTTCGCAAGCCTCCTATTCTTCCTGGCCATCTTCACCTTCACTGATACTTAAAGCAGCGAAGAACCCTTTGGCTTGCTTCATTCCTTCCTTGGCATTATGATACCcctctttgcttctttcttcaattgtctcactctcttctcccttttcctcttttaGCTCCAGAAGCGTTTCCTGCTCCgtctcttcaatctcttcattATCACTTTCCTCAAcgtctcttcctccatttGGTTTATCATTGTCTAGCCAGATTCCTTTCGCTGGTTTTCCTGTCATACCAGGCGGATAGAAACCCCATCTAATTTTACCATCTGCCAGAGCTCTCAATACTGATCCAATCTCCATCAGTCAATATAAAACATCATGCTTATAATAACTCACTTCCATTAGCGGCACGATTTATATCCGGTCTTCCCCCTTTTGCAGTCACTAATCACCATTATCAGCATCGTGTCTTTCAAGGAGCGAGAAAAGTCTACAATATCCTTTATCGATTGCTCTAGCCTCAAGGACACCACCAATGTTCCAGCtatcctctttttccatttcccTCTGCCTTGCGCGTTCTTTCTGTAATTCATTCCTAAATGTCCGTTTTTCGATATAATTGTCCGCCTTATCTTCCAACTGTGGCCGCGGTACACGAAATATCTCTTCAATAgggagatgatgagagGCAAAGAGTATGcatgatggaagagatgggattTGAGCAACCGGAATGACTACAACGCTCACTAGTCAGTATCAATTTAAACTACAAAGAACAGAACATGCTTCCGGCTAGTGCTTGGATTTCTGATCCTGCTAGAGAGGGACAAACGAGGCCAGGGCAATCCACAATCTTGACTTCTCTCTTGGCTCCCCAGAGCATTGTTTGAAAATGTTTTGTCTATATCCTGCATCAGCTTTGTTCCTCGCAGAATGAATAATAACACATGCCTTTCCAGGCGTTCGACTGGCTCGAACTTTTTGTTCTCCTAAAAGGGCATTGAGAAGCGAAGACTTTCCAACGTTTGGTTGGCCTATTAGGCCTATAGTCAAAGGCTCATACAAAGGATCTCGCTGCAGAGATATATCATCTCCCACATCTTCTTTGGTCATAGAAAATTCTTGGATAGATGTCTGGTCCGTTTGCTCGTTACATGTTAAGTTGACATCTGCGTTGCTGCTTGAGAGTGATGACCAGTCAACGGATGGTCGGACGGGTAACTGCCATTCCTTGAGTTTCTCTGGGTCATTCGATGCCCACTGAGGTGGCTGCAAAAGTCTCTGGTGGGCTAATCGCAAAGCAGATATGAGCTCATTGAGTGATTGTTGAGGTATATCTGGTCTTGATCTCCTTCCTATGAAAGGTGATGAGTTGGTACACATTATGGCACAAGACACTAACCGTTGGGCAAAAACTGATCATCATAAGCCCTTACACTCACAACTTGCGCTCCTTGTCCCCACCATTGGTTTATCCACTCCTTCCAGCCTTGGAGAGCTTTGGGGTCTACCAAATCTGATTTCGTCAATACGAGAATAACCTCTTTGGTTGTTTTGatgtctttcaaaaaagtaCGAAGAGACGGCGGACAGTGTAGCGGAGGGCATCTAGAGTCGAGCAAGAGAAGTAGAATGTGTGAAGCTTCTGTCACTCGCCAGCTATGCAACTTCCGTTTAGTTTAGATTTGATGGAGAATGAAAGACTTGCAATTGTCGCCACACTTCAAGATTTGTTTCAAACCAAGTAGGCCCTCTAGGCATAACAGAgtcttctccttcagtttcaatttcctcatctACCCATTCTTCCAGCACCTCTTGCATATTTTTAAGCCATATTTTAAACATTCCCtcctcattcttctctattTCCTTTTTAGTTTGACCATGATGGAACTTGGGTCTGGTAGGGCACACAAGCTTGCCATTCAGATCTCTTGCTTCAAGTATATCAAGCGGAAACACTGCTCGTTCCAGTGGGAGGGGCCTCTCTAATGGCAAACTGAATGCTAAATCCCTCGTCCTCGTTATATAGtaagaagaaagagcaaTAAACTTTGACTGTAGcttctttgagcttgaatCAGTGGGTCCGCCAGACCTAGAAGACAGTCGACCGGGTCGTCTCTTTTCTGTCTTGAGTTTTTGTTCAGACCGTATAGACTTGTGGTCTTCTACAGAAATGTCTCCTCGTTTGAGCGCGCGTTTGACAAGAAGCTGTTCTTTGCGGCGCTTGTTGGAGATTGGGATCTTGCGAGGCATAGTTATATCTAGAgtgatttttcttttcttatcgATAATGTCAAAACTTTGGctaaatatatataaaaaaggaGCAGGTTATCATGACGCAATCAGTTAACTGTATGTAAGCAAAATCAGAGGTCGCTGCCTCCACATTTTGACTCCAATCTCTTTGGatcttatcttatcttttgcCTAGTTGTACAACTTTTAATTCTCTTATGAGCTTTGATTTTGTGTTTATAAAAAGCAGAGTAGATGATCGCCCCTCCTCTCAGTTCTATAAATGATACAAACTCCTTGACGTTACTCTTATCGCTGCTGTTTGAGCCCTCCCCACCTCTTCACTCACTTCTTGTTCCTTCAGTCGTCTCACGTCTGTCTAACTCTTCCCTTCCACAAACATACAGCGATGTTGTAGACTTGTGCGCTAAAGTCGCAGAAGCCTGGACGTGGGAACAAAAGGGACAGTTTATCAACGGGCATCCCATGATAGGGGAGGTCAAGGGATTAAGCAAGCTCAGTGGGAAAGAGCAAGGAAACGGAGGTCCTACACCCGAAAAAACCTTGGATAGGTCAGTCTTGTTGGTAGAGATAATCAAATTGACTGATCATGTATAGACTAGCTCATCTTAACCAGGTCTACTGCAAAGTCTACCCTGGCCTTCGATACATCACTTTTGTGAATGGCCGCACTAAAGCACAAATTATTCCAGAGTTTGAGAGCACCTTGGGTCTTTCAGCATCTCCTAATGATCCTTACTGGCCCACACTAGACTCGGAGGTggtgttggaaaagatacaaagaccagaagaagaaggctggaGGAGGGAATGTGAACGAGGATTGAGAGATGTTTGGCTTATTGGTAAAGCCAGACTGAAGGCTTTGGGCCTGGAATAAGAATGGATACTGCTTGGGTGGTGCTATATACATGCATACATTTAGTTTACACACAACAACGCTGTAAGCTGTTTTAGGATTCAATAGcgcttttgcttttgagTGAGTTTTACGAAGATTCTGACAATCTGTGCTGGCAGAACCAGCATATTCAAAGGCGGAAAAACGGGCACAGTGGTTAGCTGTAAGAAAACCTTTTCACCCTTCTCTAAATCGCCATATCCTTCTATCAACATCTCTTGCCTCGCGCCTCTCACATACTTTCTCACTGCATTAGCCCAAGCAGCCCTAGCTTCACGTCCGACTCCAGTTCCCCACTCTTTTTCCCAATCATCTACTAGCTTGTCCGCACCTTTCCATCGCTTCCCATACTCATTCCATTCGTTTCGTGGCGGCACTGGCAAGTTGGTTACTGAAACTATAACACTTATCATCACGACAATGACAAATGTgcaaaaaagagagagtcGCGTGCAAAAAGGAGAGACTCCAGGTTTAACCAATGATGAGTTATCGACAGAATTGGTGAATGTGGACTCGCCTAAAACCGAAAATCCTCGAAAGATGTCTCCCTTCAATGAAAATACAAACAGACCAAAAATCGATAGGATCAAGGGACtgaaaagaatgatgattttgatgGATTTCAAGATCATACTCTTAGTGATGATAGAATATGGCATGAGCCTTGTCAAAAGTATTGGGAGAGAAGGCGGCGTTGGTAGTATGAGGAAGATGGTAAGTGTAGGAATAGAAAGAGCCAGGAGTGCAAATGAATATGGACGAAGtggagaaaaaaaggaCGAGATAAAAGCCAAATGACttgggaagaggagaaaatgTTGGCCTGCAGTGGCACCATATTGCACTGTCTTAGTTGACGTTAGCTTTGTCGGATTTTATTAATCAATTAATACCTACATGTAAAAAATGAGAAGCGCACCATACAAGCCACACTATCTCGATAGcatttatttctttttcacctttgattggaagaggagtaATCCATCTCATGGGAGCAATGGCTATGGTTAACGTAGAACCATACAGGACAAGGAAAGACAGCAAGTGAAGAGCATGGCTGTAGCTATTTTGCAAAGTATGAGCATAAGCGTATTCGAGTTAACCGTTCAAGACCTACACTGGCATGTTAAATCTTGttatccatctctccattttGTTCCACTTAGAGAAAGACTCAAAATCCGACTCTTCGGAGATACCTCGCAGCCACGTCCTAGCGAGAACATGTCTTACAACAGGATGTGATAAACAGAATGAGGGCTCTTCTGAGAATGGAGATAACATCAAGTCAATAGCTATAGATGCGGTCAACCCCAGTTCTACCATGACCAAACAGAGGAGATAGTCACCGCTGGCCCAATGTGTACCTGCAGCATCGATAGGCCACTGATTCCACAACATTTTCATCAAGAGCTCATCTGCTATATAGTCGGCAGAAGCgatatcttcttctccttcttgagTTCGAGCATCTCTTATCTGCCAGTCCAGCAAGCTCTCGCAATCCTCTGATACGTGCTGGCGTATCATCTGTCCCTCCTCTTGTCTCATCAGCGTGTACTGTATACCATACTCGCCATCAGCGTGATCTAGACATTGCAGAAGGTACAGAGCGTAAAGGTGTACTCCGAGGTCAATTTCCCTCTTCACCGTAGAATACGACAATACAGAGGGCGACTTGTGGTGTGCTAGCAAAACCTCAGCCTGGCTTGCTAACGAGAGCTCAGCATTGTCTTTGGATGCTGCGCCCAACAAGTGACTGCGTTCGCTGAGCATGCTGCTTGATAAGACAAGATCTTTCTATCACTGCCTTAAAAGTATcgttttgttgattttaaaagacaaaacaaaatctttttcatttctattTCCAGTGGGAgtcatttccatctcggaatctttttttatctttgttAGTAACTAAAAGATAACGTGCCTGAAATATAATGGGCGCTTTATACTGTTCCTGAAAAATTAACTGATAAAGCTTCTCAACATGAGGAGAGGGCAAAAAAGATGACCATATGAACAATAAGATGTTTCAAAGAATGTGATTGCAGCTTGCTTTGGGCAGTGCCGGGGCGAGGAAAGTGTATTAGGTAAACTCGGAGCTCTCGCGTTTATGGCTGAGAATGGACATGGGTAGGGTATGTGAAGAGGGAATCCATGTTCAAGGCACTCAGAGGTACCCAAGGGGAAGAGTGAGCTATAGAGAATATATTGAGTGGATACTGTAAGCGGAGGGAAAGCGTTTGGGTGATGAGATTATGCCAACAGTCATGAAGAAGATACGAGGAAGCTCGACATTCATCAGCCTTGGTCTGATACAATGGTTGTCAGCGTGGATGCGCCAAGTGAAGCGAGAACACAATGTTCAACCCAATGGAAGCTCTAGTCGGGCGTTGCTGATGCGAT from Cryptococcus depauperatus CBS 7841 chromosome 6, complete sequence carries:
- a CDS encoding cystathionine beta-synthase, with amino-acid sequence MSSETTSQHHWQGVLSSAFDAIGHTPLIRLDRIAEAENLKCNLLGKCEFFSAGGSVKDRIAKRMVEYAEKTGRLVPGKSIVIEPTSGNTGIGLALACALRGYRCIITLPAKMSLEKEVMLRALGAEIVRTPTEAAFDSPESHISIARVLEKAIPDSVILDQYSNPNNPLAHYFGTYDEIEHALKSSDLPRKDITLLVAGAGTGGTITGIARAIRDTENGSYGDIKEKTNGHTTGPTHRATIVAVDPVGSILGGGKPGNYQVEGIGYDFFPEVLDPKPPLIDEWIKTEDDESFIATKRLIRKEGLFVGGSSGAALAGALRYLRSPSGSHIANDPEANVVVLLPDGVRNYMSKPWFVEESDAEERKDTEGLREQIRGVLGRDLRDVYGKNRDTSGHSKEGLHHC